The stretch of DNA AGAAGAACTTTCTTCCGAACGGCATCAACGTATGCTCAATGTCATCATAGAAGGCTCTCGCTCTTTAAATTCGCTCGTTTCTTCTATGCTCGAATATACAAAAATCCAGCCTTTGAATCTTCGCTCTATAGACTTGCAAGATTTTTTCTCCTCGTTAATCCCCGAACTTTCCTTAACCTTTCCTTCCTGTACATTCAAAAGAACCCTCTCATCCCCCTCTTTTCGTTCTATAGATCCAGATCGCTTGCGATGCGTAATATGGAATCTCGTAAAAAATGCTGCAGAAGCTTCGGATGACGAGATTGTTCTCGAGCTGCATGATAAAGGATTTTCCGTCACAAATACAGGAACTCTTCCTCTAAACATTCAAGAGAAACTTTTTTTACCATTCTTTACTACCAAACCTCAAGGAAACGGTCTTGGACTGGCTGAAGCACATAAAATTATGCGTTTACATGGCGGAGACTTGGTTTTTTCGAACCAAGACAATCTGATCGTTTTTACCCTACTATGGACTCCCGCTTAAACGCCTCTAAGACAATCCCTCTCTCTTAAAAAGCTCATGGCAATAGAAAAAATCCTAATTATTGACGACGATCCCCATATCCTAGATCTTCTTTCAGAACTTTTGGGAACTAAAGGATTTGTTGTTTCCTCTGCAACAGGAGTTCAGCGGGCTTATAAACAGATCTCTACGCAAACGTTCGATCTGATCATTTCCGACATGAACATGCCCGACGGATCAGGCTTAGATATTATTAAGTATTCAAAACAACATTGCCCACAAACTCCCATTCTGGTGATTACCGCTTTTGGAACCATTGAAAATGCTGTGGAAGCAATGCATTTTGGAGCCTTTAACTATCTCACTAAACCGTTCTCTCCCCAAGCTCTTTTCACCTTAATAACGAAAGCGGAGGAACTACAATCCCTACAACAAGAAAACCTATTTCTTCGATCACAAGGGTCTTCTCTTTCTCATCCTTTAATAGCAGAAAGCCCTGCGATGAAACAGCTGCTCGATAAGGCTCGAAAAGCAGCTAACAGCTCTGCAAATATTTTCGTACACGGAGAATCTGGTTGCGGGAAAGAGAACCTCTCCTTTTTCATACATAAACACTCTCCCCGCTCTACAAAACCTTATATCAAAATTAACTGTGCAGCCATTCCCGATACCCTCTTAGAATCCGAATTCTTCGGCCATGAAAAAGGAGCCTTCACAGGGGCAACTACAAAAAAAGTGGGTAGATTCGAGTTAGCGCACCAAGGGACTCTCTTATTAGACGAAATCACGGAAATTCCTATTCACCTACAAGCTAAACTCTTACGAGCAATTCAGGAACAAGAATTTGAACACGTGGGGGGAACGAAAACTCTTCCGGTAAATATTCGTTTTTTGGCAACTTCGAATCGCGACCTTCAAGAAGCTATGGCAACTAAAATTCTTCGGCAAGATCTCTACTATCGGCTTAGCGTTATTTCTTTACACATTCCCCCTCTTCGCGAGAGAAAAGAAGACATTTTACCCTTAGCCCATTACTACCTAGAAAAATTTTGTAAACTTAATAACAAACCTTCCAAAACCTTGTCTTTAGAAGCTCAACAAAATTTTTTAGACTATTCATGGCCAGGAAATGTCCGAGAACTTTCTAATGTTCTTGAACGCACCGTCATTTTAGAAAGCGATCCCTTAATTACTCCTTCTATGCTCGCGCTTCTATAATCATTTCCAAGAGTTTTGCTTGTTTTTCAGAAGCGATTCTGGTAATCTGGGCCTCTTCAGTAAGCACCGATAGCTCAACTGGATAGAGTACCTGGCTTCGGACCAGGTGGTTGGAGGTTCGAACCCTCTTCGGTGCGTTTTCTCCCAGATCTCTTTTTAATTTTTACTATTCCGGTATAAGCAACATTTGTAACCACACCTGCTTGCGATTGGAAGTTTTTGATCCTATGAACACCTCTTCCCCAGAGCCTCGTTATCTTTTCGATCCCATCCGCTGCAAACCTGTCCCCTCTTTCCCCGAGGAAAACATACGACAAGCTCTCCTCTCTTTCCTTATCCAAGAGCTCTCCTATCCTCCTCAACAGATCATCGTAGAAAAAGGAATTCGATCCTTCATTCCCACCTCCCGTCCCCCTCTATCTAAAAAAATACGTGGAAGAGCAGATGTTCTGATCGTTTCCCCTTCATCCTATACTCCCTCTGGGCAAGCCTCTTTTTCCTTCGCTCATCCTAAGCCCTTGTTACTCATCGAGTGTAAAGCTCAAACCATTACCTCACGCTCGTTCAATCAATTAATTAGCTACAATTATTTTATTGGAGCCCCTTGTTTATCTTTGATTAGTAAATCTTCTCAATTGACAGGGTTCCTCTCTCCAGCAACAAAAACATTCGCCTTTTGCCAAGGCATTCCTTCATATTCTCAACTTATAAACTTCTATATAGATACGTTTTCATGCAGCTCATCCTCCCCGGAATCGTTCTCTCCCAATCTCCCGCAGAAAAACAACATGTCATAGTGAAAATCTTCTCTCCCTCAGGGCTTCTTTCTGCTTTCGCAAAAAATGGAGCCGCTCTATCTTGCGATTTTCGAGAGTCCTTGCTCCCTATTTCGCTCAGTCTTTTCACTATTCAACATACTCCTCCCAAAATGCGAAAAGTCCTACAGGGAGAGCTCAAAAATTCTTTCACAAAAATTAAAAATTCGTATTCGCTCTTGGAAAGTACGGGAAGAATGATTCGAGCTATTCTTAAAACGCAATGGCACGAAAAACCCTCTCCCCATCTCTTCTCCATTTTTCTGAACTTTCTTCAACGAATCCCCGACACTTCACAGCCTTATTTTTTTTCTTCTATGTTTCTACTTAAACTTTTACAGCATGAAGGAAGTTTAGATTTGTCATACTCCTGTTCTGTGTGTAAAAGCTCCTTAGAAACTTCAACCGTGTATCGTCATGAAGGAGTATTGTTTTGTGAAAAACATGCTCACGAAAAAACCATTTCCTTTAGCCACGAAGAAGAACACCTCTTAAGAATCATCGTACAAGCCAAAAAGTTCCAAGAGCTGATGTGTTTAGCTGAATTCCCTATAGACATCGACGCTAAAATCGATGCCTTGTTTTCCTCTTTTCTTACAGAAGCGCCTTCTCCCTAAATCCACAAAAAGTAATTACGGATTAACGAAGAAAAATGGTCCCTCCGTTACGTGTTGCCACATGAAAAGTAAGCGTGACAGGGGCTTCTCCTACTAAAGAATTTCGAAAAGTTTTTTTCCAGAAACCCCTTCCTTTTTGCACTAACGCTCCCTCTGCAACCACTTTGCTGTTCATGTCAACCTGCGTATAGACTACCACTCCGACATCTTTAGGAAGCAGGATAGTAATTGGTTCTTGCTCATTGCGAATATGAATAGCAGCGTTCTTCTTCCAATCTCCGCGGAAATCCAAATCCATTCTACAAGAGGTGCAAGACAAGTCCACGAAAGAAAGTTCTGGGCACTCCCCTTTTATTTTTGAACGAAGCAACCCAAAAGATCCCTTATAAACAACGCTCTCTAATTTAGGAAAACTCCCTGTCACATCAAACTGTACACGTTTTTTTCTTTCCGCATGGATCTCCATAGTCTCCATATCTGGATACCGACCAGAAAATACAAACCGATCCATATAAAACTGCTCTTCTTCCGCAAGAAAATGAGCGCCAAAAGCAGGCAGACTGAACACTCCACAAATCGTTAATAAACAAACTAATATATGCACAACAATACGCCTCTCTTCTGCACTATGAAAGAAACATGGATCTACGCGTCCACAATCACTTATGCAAGCCAAAACCTATTGTCAGCATACTAGAAAGACAAAAAGATTATCAAAATGAAAAACTGTAAGAGATAACAGTAAGAAGAAAGCTTTGCGAAAGAGGGGACTCGAACCCCTAAGGAAAGCTCCACTACCACCTCAAGATAGCGCGTATACCAATTCCGCCACTTCCGCAAAAAAGAAGACCAAGCAAAGAACAGCTTACTCCGATTTCTCTCTTTACTACAAGAAAAAACCTTCCTATCGAGATTTTTCTTATCTTTTATAAAGAAAAATCTTCGTCTTCCCAAAAACTACCAGCTCTTCTACCATACTCTGTTTAGAGGCTGTATACATGAAGATGGTTCCTCAGAGCCTCATCCCCTTGTTGTAAAGAAACTCTTGAATGTGAAACACTCTCTCTTAACGATATAGATAGAAATTTCTCCATGCGCTGTTCCGCTTATTGCTCGGCTTCGGCCTATCATTTACATATTCTCTTTCACATCCTCAAAGCCAACTATCCTTCGGTCTTATCCCGAGAATATGTGCTTATTTCCTCTGAAGAACTCGATGAGAGTGACAAGGCTGCTGTTTTTTTCCCTTTTGGCGTTTGTGTATTCTGGGGATGGGAAGAAGCTGAAGAACTTCAGGTAATCCGGGCAATCACTTCGGCAGCAGTAGATCCTCTTCCTAACCCAGAATTTGATAGCTACGACTTCCACTATGGAGAAAAGCTTCAGATCCGACGAGACAGACTTGTCCTAACAAATTCTAACTTAAATACGAAACTTGCTATTTCCTTCGGGTTAGCACAATCCATCAAACTCACTGTTTTTGAAGAAACGATTTACAAAACAGTCGAGAATTCAAAGTCCTTACCTCAAGAACTCGCTTCCAAAGGGAAAATTTCTCTGTCTCGCAAAACAATCGCAAAAAAGATCGGAGAACTGTTTCTAGATAAAGCTTCTGTTAACCTACACTCTGATATTCTCGATGAACCCGACTTTTTCTGGGAACATCCGGAAACTCAGCCTTTCTACATCGATGTTTTAACTTGCTTGGATGTAAATGCCCGCGTGAATGTGCTGAATCACAGACTCGCAATCCTTGGAGATGTTCTTGAAATTTTAAATGATCAGTTGAATCATCAACACTCCTCGGCTCTAGAATGGACTGTGATCTGGTTAATTGCTTTGGAAGTGTTGGTCACACTACTTAAAGACGTATTCAACATCATCTAAAGGACTATGAAGCCCTCCAAGATCAGCATGTTTTTTCAGGGGATGATTCATCTATACCGATGGACCATTTCCCCTCTTTTAGGAGCCCCTTGTCGTTTTTTCCCCTCGTGCTCTGAATATGCTCTTGTTGCCTTACAAAAACATCCTTTGAAAAGAAGCCTTTTCCTCATCGCTAGGCGGCTACTCAAATGTGGCCCTTGGCATATCGGAGGGGTTGATCTTGTCCCAGGAACGTCTATTGAAGAATACCTAGACGCTCCTAACTCCCAGCTAAAATCCTCTGACGACACGAATGCTCCAGTTGAGCAAGAAACTGTCTTGTATAACAAGCATCTTTAGGCACAATCTGAACAAAATTTTCCAAATCTTCATCAGAAAACTCATGCAATACCCAGTCTGCATCGTGCACTAATAATAAAAGTGCGGCTAAGGGCTCCTGTTTATCTACATAGGCCTTAAGAAAAATCCTCCTCTGCTGGTCGGAAATAGCCGTTTGGCGATTCTCTGGACAACACAGAGAAAAGAAAAGATCCTCTCCTCCCTGAATCACCATTCTTGCCAAAGAGGCCACAGAAGCCACCTCAACCTCTGCTCCGAAAAGGAGTGAACGCACATAAAGAAACTCCGGGAGATGACAAAAACGATAGAGAATATCTTCATCAACCATCCCAGCTTTCCAATCACGTACCATCATACGAAAGAATCCTTGAGAGGAAAAAGGAAATCTTTCGGTATGCAAATACTGCTGAATCCGCAAGCACTCCTGATCATTAATGTCTGGAAGTAACCAAGTGTGTTCCGGGCTTTTGAGCTTAATGAAAGTGAGCGGATGCGTTAGCATGGAAGCAACATCTAAAGAATATTTTTGTATGCCAACACCTAAAGCCCATAATTTTAATGGGTACCCAAATATCTTTTTCTCCTCCTGCAATAAGGTAAGCAAGTCGGAAAAAGAAGCTTTCTCTAGCCTTTCCAAAATATCAGGAGGAATGGTCCCTATACGAGAACTTTTAGCAACGAGATGTCCCGGAAAAACCTGTAATTTATAAATATCTTTTCTAAATACCGTGGAATAAATCAGAAGCAAGAGCAAAATATTCACAATGGAACTAAGAACGAGCGCTTGTCTTAACCACTTAATAGTTTTTTGATTTTGGACGGCCTTTATTCCTCTCCTTTCCATGCCCACAAAAACTCCTTCAATCCTCTCCCTCAAAATACTTGCTACTATACACGCCTCTTCGTAAAATCTACCCAAAAAAACTGCAGCTACTCATGCTCGTTCCCTTACCCTTATTACAAAAGTTCTTTTCTTCACCTCTTACTATTGAGGAAATTTTACAGGCCTGTGATCGCATTGGAATTGAAGCAGAGTGTCCCAATGTCTTTCCTGAGTCTCTGCATACGGTCGTAACAGGTAAAATTTTAAGCACTTCCCCTCATCCTGAGGCAGAGCGACTTGCAGTCGCCATTGTTTTTGATGGGGAAAAAGAACGTCAGATCATTTGTGGAGCCTCCAATTGCCGCGCAGGGATTATCGTCCCAGTTGCTTTACCTGGAGCAAAAATACGTAATGCCCAAGGCGAAGTAACTACGATCAAAAAGTCTAAAATTCGTGGACTAGAATCTCTAGGAATGTGTTGTGGTGCTGATGAACTAGGATTCTCGCAGCTACAAAAGGGAGCGCGGGAGATTTTTGAATTTCCAGAAAACACTCCCTTAGGAGAAAGCGCCTGCCTACTACTCGCAGGAGCTTCTTTAGAGTGTTCTTTGACCCCAAATTTAGGCCATTGCGCATCTTTACTTGGCCTAGCCAGAGAAATTTCTTTTCTGTCGGAGACTTCTCTTAGTATCCCCAAGGAATTCTCCTTTGCCCCTTTCCCTCTGGAATCCCAATCTTGTAGCGAACACAACCTTGAGGCTTGTCCTGTTTTCTATTCCGTCAAGATTTCGGGAATATCTTGGAGACAATCCCCAGAAGAGCTCCAGGCATCCCTATCAGCTCTCGGTCAAAAACCTTTAAATGCTATTGTAGATATCACCAATTATGTAATGCTCTCTTTAGGCCAACCTTTGCATGCCTACGATAGCCAAGCCGTCGATCAAAAGTCTTTGCATGTAGCCACTCTGCGTTCTTCACAACCTCTCACTCTTTTGAACAAAGAAACGTACTCTCTCCCAGAAGGCTCTCTTGTCGTTGCCGATCAACACAATATCTTAGGGCTAGCAGGAGTCATGGGGAGCGCCGCATCCGCTTACTCTGAAAGCACAACAGAAATTATTTTAGAATCGGCGTATTTTCTTCCTCAGGCTGTGAGAAAAAACCTACGAGAGATTCCGCTACACACAGAAGCAGCATATAGATTCACTCGAGGAGTAGATCCTCAAGGAGGATTGACTGCTTTATATGCAGCGATTCACATGATCCGAGCTCTGTTCCCAGAAGCCCATATCTCTCCTATTCAAAAAATTGGAGAGAGCCCTTCTGTTCCATTATCTCTCAATATCCGCCCTGAAACCCTGAAAAGGTTGCTTAACATCTCCCTTTCTCCTTTGGAGATAGCAGAAAAACTCTCTTCTTTAGGGTTCCAGGCTTCTGCAGAAAAGACCTCAGTCCATGTAGAGGTTCCTCCATATCGCCATGATATTCAAGAAGAGACTGACCTGGTTGAAGAAATCTGCCGAATCACACCTTTTGTTCAAAAAACACAAAAGATACTTCCGGTCTATACTCCGAGTTATTCTTTAAAACGCACTTTAACCACAGCTCTCGCAAATAGCGGACTGCAGCAATTTTTCACATGTTCCTTGCTAGATACAGAAACTGCAGAACTCTCTTTGCAAAAGAGCTGTCTGATTCCTGTGCAGAATTCTTCCTTGAAATTACGAGACTCTCTTCTTCCTGGGATGCTGAAAAGCACAGCAACGAATCTCAACAGACAAGCTCCTTTTGTCCATGCCTTTGAAATAGGAAATGTCTACTCCCAAGAACGGGGACAGTACCAAGAGGAAGAGCATGTTGCGATTCTTCTAACTCGCCAAATTATGAATAATTCGTGGCACGAAAAGGTCCCTGTATCCTTCTATACAATCAAAGGCTGGGTTGAGAAATTGCTGAGCCATGCGGGCACCTCTATAGAAGACTTTATCCTGCAGCCAAGTCAACATCCAAATTTCCATCCTTATCAGCAAGCAGCTTTATATCACAAAAAACAGTGGTTAGGTATCTTTGGGACAGTGCATCCACAATTGTGTAAAAAAAGCCAGATCAAACAGGATGTGATTTTTGCGGAGCTCTCTTTAAAAGTTCTGTTGTCCTCGAAAAAGAAAACAGAGAAGCGTTATATCCCATATCCAATCTATCCTTCCTCTTCTAGAGACATTACAATTACAGTGGATAAAGATCTTCCAGCGGATCTCGTACGCAAAGAACTTTTGCGTTTCGAATCTAAATGGCTTGAAAGTGTTCATATTGTCAGTGTATATCAAGGGAGGGATGGTGAGTCCCAAAATAAAAACCTGTCTCTTCGGATGGTCTTCCGTGATCATGAACGCACCTTATCCGGACAGGAAATAGAGGAAGAATACGAACGTCTAACCACATTACTTGATAAGAACTTAGCCAACATAGGAAACGGCAACTCATGAAGCGTTTATTTTTTATTTGCGCCCTCGCCCTCTCTCCTCTAGTACATGGAGCTGTTCAAAAAGATCCTACGTTAATGAAAGAGACTTTCCGCAATAACTACGGGATCATTGTTTCTAAGCAAGAATGGAAAAACCGTGGATGCGATGGATCCATCACGAAGGTATTTAAAGATGGAACGACAACCCTAGAGGTTTATGCGCAGGGAGCCCTTCATGGAGAAGTCACTCAGACATTTCCCCACTCAACAACCTTAGCTGTCGTAGAGACCTATAATCAAGGACGCCTTCTTTCTAAAAAGACTTTTTTCCCAAATGCTTTACCAGCTCAAGAAGAAGTGTATCATGAAGATGGCGCTTTTTCATTAACTCGTTGGCCAGATAATAATAACTCAGACACCATCTCTGACCCGTGCTTTGTAGAAAAAACGTATGGAGGGCGGGTATTGGAAGGGCATTACACCTCTTTTAACGGGAAATACTCCTCAACTATTCTTAATGGCGAAGGAGTCCGCTCTACGTTTTCTTCTGATAGCGTGTTATTAACAGAAGAGACTTTCAGCGATGGTGTAATGGTTAAAAAGACAACTTTTTACTCAACACGAGAACCAGAGACAATTACGCACTATGTTGATGGATATCCCCACGGTATACGCTTTACTTACCTTCCAGGAGGGATTCCCAATACGGTTGAAGAATGGCGATATGGACACCAGGACGGGCTCACAATTCTATTTAAAAACGGATGTAAAGTAGCCGAAATCCCGTTTGTACGCGGAGCCAAGAATGGTATCGAGCTCCGATACAATGAGCAGGAAAATATCGCGGAAGAAATTTCTTGGCAGCACAATACTTTGCATGGAGTCCGTAAAATCCATGCTGCAGGAGTATGTAAATCCGAATGGTATTACAAAGGCAAACAGGTCTCACAAACGAAGTTTGAACGATTAAGCTCTGCCAGATGATACAACCTTGGGAGCCCCATGACTGAGAAGTTCTTTGTTGTTTCTCCAACGTCTAAGAACTTGTTGGCTCAGGCCTGCTCTCAAGGGCTTTCTATAGATAAGCATCCCCCAATTCAAATCATTGTGCATTTTCGGGGGGCGTTTATTTTTCACTCGCGCCTCTCCCCGGCGCCAGTCTTCACTAGCTTATTCCTTGGACCAGGAGCTCATAAAGCTATGGAGGGGCTTGTGCACTGGTGCAAGGCTTACGCGATGAAAAAACCTATCCCGCTATCCTTCCTTGACCTAGCCTCTTTCAAAGGAAAGTCCTTAGCTATCCTAAATGCTGTCAACAAAATCCCTTTTGGTACCCGGCTTACCTATCAAGAAATTGCAGAGCAGACCGGAACAACAGCAGAAGAAGTGCTTATCACCTGTAAGCAAAACCCTCTACCTCTTCTCATCCCTTGCCATCGAGTACTCTCTGAGCAAGATTATCCCGGAGGAAAAATTTTTTATGACATCCTCTCCCGGTTTGAAGGAATCTAATCTTGCATCTTAGGATCCAAGGCATCTCGAATCCCATCGCCAATCACTGCAATAGCCATCAACAGCAATGTCAACATTACTGCTGGGGGCCATAAAATTGCACTTTCGGAAGGGAATGCAGTAACTCCCTCTCGTAATAAATTCCCCCAAGACGCCGAGCTCTCCTCTCCCAGCCCTAAAAAGGTTAATCCAGCTTCACAGCTAATCATAGCCATCATAGAAAAAGGTAGTAAAGAAATGACGGGGACAATCACATTAGGAAGGATTTGATGAACCATAATATGGTAATGACTATAACAAAGATTTGTGGCCGCTAATACGTACCCTAAATTTTTTTGTTTTAAGGTTTCAATACGAACATAGCGACTGATGCTCACCCAGCCAAAACATCCCAACAATACCGAATCTAATATCAAAGATTTCTTCTGCGTGATGGCTACTACAAGCATAAGGATAAACAGCATGGGCATGGTCTCCCAAATTTCAGTTACCCTTGATAACAACATATCTACTTTGCCACCAAAGTACCCGGATAGTAATCCCACAACAATACCAATGAATAGCGCGATAGAGACCCCCAATCCGCCAACGACAATAGCGATGCGAATGCCAAAAATAATAGAGGCGAGTAAATCTTTTCTATTAATACGCGTAAGTTGCCACCAATGAACATATTTGTTCATTTCCCGAGATCCTCCGGCATCGTCCTCCCAGTGAAAACTACTGAACAGAGGATTCAAAAGCAGTTGAACTTTCTCTGATTCACTGTCTATCCAAGCGCGTTTATCGACAATAAACGCGATCGAATTATTCAAAGCCTCTCGCTCTTCTAAAAGATGGCGAATAAAAGACAACCGTTGACGAAAAGGAGCTTCCTTTTCCTCAAGAGCCTCATACGCAGCACGCAGCTCTTTCTCGGGATGTTGCTCATATATAGCCATGTTTAGAGCATGTTCCGCACGAGCCTTCGCCATCAGATAAGGCCGATAATCCTCAAGAAGAGTCCCCCATCCTTTAAAACCTTCTGGATACGCGTCTTTCAACTTATCTATCTTGTTTTTTAAAAAGCGCAAACTTGCCGTCTCGTTCTTCATTTCTAAAAAACGTAGTGTGGGCATGGGAGATTTCTTACAAATTTCATAAATCTCTCTTTGCTTTTCAAGGCGATCATGCTGCTGCTTACGATATTTTGCTTTAACAAGCATTCCTAACTGCTCATACTTACTCATATAAGCACGCTCACTTTCCCAAGTTCGCGTTTTTTTAGGGATGGTAGTGAGAAATTCTGCTTGTGGATGCGTGGTGAATTCTTTTTGAATATGCTCT from Chlamydia suis encodes:
- a CDS encoding sigma-54-dependent transcriptional regulator, yielding MAIEKILIIDDDPHILDLLSELLGTKGFVVSSATGVQRAYKQISTQTFDLIISDMNMPDGSGLDIIKYSKQHCPQTPILVITAFGTIENAVEAMHFGAFNYLTKPFSPQALFTLITKAEELQSLQQENLFLRSQGSSLSHPLIAESPAMKQLLDKARKAANSSANIFVHGESGCGKENLSFFIHKHSPRSTKPYIKINCAAIPDTLLESEFFGHEKGAFTGATTKKVGRFELAHQGTLLLDEITEIPIHLQAKLLRAIQEQEFEHVGGTKTLPVNIRFLATSNRDLQEAMATKILRQDLYYRLSVISLHIPPLRERKEDILPLAHYYLEKFCKLNNKPSKTLSLEAQQNFLDYSWPGNVRELSNVLERTVILESDPLITPSMLALL
- a CDS encoding type I restriction enzyme HsdR N-terminal domain-containing protein — encoded protein: MNTSSPEPRYLFDPIRCKPVPSFPEENIRQALLSFLIQELSYPPQQIIVEKGIRSFIPTSRPPLSKKIRGRADVLIVSPSSYTPSGQASFSFAHPKPLLLIECKAQTITSRSFNQLISYNYFIGAPCLSLISKSSQLTGFLSPATKTFAFCQGIPSYSQLINFYIDTFSCSSSSPESFSPNLPQKNNMS
- the pheT gene encoding phenylalanine--tRNA ligase subunit beta encodes the protein MLVPLPLLQKFFSSPLTIEEILQACDRIGIEAECPNVFPESLHTVVTGKILSTSPHPEAERLAVAIVFDGEKERQIICGASNCRAGIIVPVALPGAKIRNAQGEVTTIKKSKIRGLESLGMCCGADELGFSQLQKGAREIFEFPENTPLGESACLLLAGASLECSLTPNLGHCASLLGLAREISFLSETSLSIPKEFSFAPFPLESQSCSEHNLEACPVFYSVKISGISWRQSPEELQASLSALGQKPLNAIVDITNYVMLSLGQPLHAYDSQAVDQKSLHVATLRSSQPLTLLNKETYSLPEGSLVVADQHNILGLAGVMGSAASAYSESTTEIILESAYFLPQAVRKNLREIPLHTEAAYRFTRGVDPQGGLTALYAAIHMIRALFPEAHISPIQKIGESPSVPLSLNIRPETLKRLLNISLSPLEIAEKLSSLGFQASAEKTSVHVEVPPYRHDIQEETDLVEEICRITPFVQKTQKILPVYTPSYSLKRTLTTALANSGLQQFFTCSLLDTETAELSLQKSCLIPVQNSSLKLRDSLLPGMLKSTATNLNRQAPFVHAFEIGNVYSQERGQYQEEEHVAILLTRQIMNNSWHEKVPVSFYTIKGWVEKLLSHAGTSIEDFILQPSQHPNFHPYQQAALYHKKQWLGIFGTVHPQLCKKSQIKQDVIFAELSLKVLLSSKKKTEKRYIPYPIYPSSSRDITITVDKDLPADLVRKELLRFESKWLESVHIVSVYQGRDGESQNKNLSLRMVFRDHERTLSGQEIEEEYERLTTLLDKNLANIGNGNS
- the yidD gene encoding membrane protein insertion efficiency factor YidD: MKPSKISMFFQGMIHLYRWTISPLLGAPCRFFPSCSEYALVALQKHPLKRSLFLIARRLLKCGPWHIGGVDLVPGTSIEEYLDAPNSQLKSSDDTNAPVEQETVLYNKHL
- a CDS encoding toxin-antitoxin system YwqK family antitoxin — translated: MKRLFFICALALSPLVHGAVQKDPTLMKETFRNNYGIIVSKQEWKNRGCDGSITKVFKDGTTTLEVYAQGALHGEVTQTFPHSTTLAVVETYNQGRLLSKKTFFPNALPAQEEVYHEDGAFSLTRWPDNNNSDTISDPCFVEKTYGGRVLEGHYTSFNGKYSSTILNGEGVRSTFSSDSVLLTEETFSDGVMVKKTTFYSTREPETITHYVDGYPHGIRFTYLPGGIPNTVEEWRYGHQDGLTILFKNGCKVAEIPFVRGAKNGIELRYNEQENIAEEISWQHNTLHGVRKIHAAGVCKSEWYYKGKQVSQTKFERLSSAR
- the recO gene encoding DNA repair protein RecO; its protein translation is MQLILPGIVLSQSPAEKQHVIVKIFSPSGLLSAFAKNGAALSCDFRESLLPISLSLFTIQHTPPKMRKVLQGELKNSFTKIKNSYSLLESTGRMIRAILKTQWHEKPSPHLFSIFLNFLQRIPDTSQPYFFSSMFLLKLLQHEGSLDLSYSCSVCKSSLETSTVYRHEGVLFCEKHAHEKTISFSHEEEHLLRIIVQAKKFQELMCLAEFPIDIDAKIDALFSSFLTEAPSP
- a CDS encoding MGMT family protein — its product is MTEKFFVVSPTSKNLLAQACSQGLSIDKHPPIQIIVHFRGAFIFHSRLSPAPVFTSLFLGPGAHKAMEGLVHWCKAYAMKKPIPLSFLDLASFKGKSLAILNAVNKIPFGTRLTYQEIAEQTGTTAEEVLITCKQNPLPLLIPCHRVLSEQDYPGGKIFYDILSRFEGI
- a CDS encoding RMD1 family protein, which gives rise to MRCSAYCSASAYHLHILFHILKANYPSVLSREYVLISSEELDESDKAAVFFPFGVCVFWGWEEAEELQVIRAITSAAVDPLPNPEFDSYDFHYGEKLQIRRDRLVLTNSNLNTKLAISFGLAQSIKLTVFEETIYKTVENSKSLPQELASKGKISLSRKTIAKKIGELFLDKASVNLHSDILDEPDFFWEHPETQPFYIDVLTCLDVNARVNVLNHRLAILGDVLEILNDQLNHQHSSALEWTVIWLIALEVLVTLLKDVFNII
- a CDS encoding ABC transporter permease, encoding MNEPKTSYQRFSLAYHKRTLPSLALKFFIGLMLVGIYAPLFACSKPILVCWQGEWYFPLFRYLLFPGFYTKSIDLFFNVLMLTLPFIVLGLRYLSGIWRKLFLALVASVHIALFSFALNGGIQDPCRDEALKKKRAEHIQKEFTTHPQAEFLTTIPKKTRTWESERAYMSKYEQLGMLVKAKYRKQQHDRLEKQREIYEICKKSPMPTLRFLEMKNETASLRFLKNKIDKLKDAYPEGFKGWGTLLEDYRPYLMAKARAEHALNMAIYEQHPEKELRAAYEALEEKEAPFRQRLSFIRHLLEEREALNNSIAFIVDKRAWIDSESEKVQLLLNPLFSSFHWEDDAGGSREMNKYVHWWQLTRINRKDLLASIIFGIRIAIVVGGLGVSIALFIGIVVGLLSGYFGGKVDMLLSRVTEIWETMPMLFILMLVVAITQKKSLILDSVLLGCFGWVSISRYVRIETLKQKNLGYVLAATNLCYSHYHIMVHQILPNVIVPVISLLPFSMMAMISCEAGLTFLGLGEESSASWGNLLREGVTAFPSESAILWPPAVMLTLLLMAIAVIGDGIRDALDPKMQD